From Polaribacter butkevichii, a single genomic window includes:
- a CDS encoding quinone-dependent dihydroorotate dehydrogenase, which translates to MYKSIVRPIFFLFDPEKIHYFTFSLVKTLCKIPFVSSIFRSLYVVEDKRLEKTLFGITFKNPVGLAAGFDKNAVLYNELANFGFGFIEIGTVTPKGQAGNPKKRLFRLKDDQGIINRMGFNNDGMEAAIKNLKKNKGQVVIGGNIGKNTATTPENYTEDYCEVFKELHPYVDYFVLNVSCPNVGSHAKLNDKDYLLELISACKNLNNKEKIQKPILLKIAPDLNNIQLDEIIELVSETKIDGVIASNTSTNRENLTVSKERLAEIGNGGVSGQPVKNQSTAVIKYLADTSNKSFPIIGVGGIHSEKDALEKLNAGADLVQVYTGFIYEGPGLVKRINKAILKQL; encoded by the coding sequence ATGTACAAATCTATTGTAAGACCAATTTTCTTTTTATTCGATCCCGAAAAAATTCATTATTTTACCTTCTCTTTAGTTAAAACACTTTGTAAAATTCCTTTTGTTTCTTCGATATTTAGAAGCTTATATGTGGTTGAAGACAAGCGTTTAGAAAAAACTTTATTCGGAATTACTTTTAAAAATCCTGTTGGTTTAGCTGCTGGTTTTGATAAAAATGCTGTTTTGTATAACGAATTGGCAAATTTTGGTTTCGGTTTTATAGAAATAGGAACCGTTACTCCAAAGGGACAAGCAGGTAATCCGAAGAAAAGATTGTTTCGTTTAAAAGACGATCAAGGAATTATAAATAGAATGGGGTTTAATAATGACGGAATGGAAGCTGCCATTAAAAACCTTAAAAAGAATAAAGGACAGGTTGTTATTGGTGGAAATATTGGTAAAAATACAGCAACTACTCCAGAAAATTATACAGAAGATTATTGCGAAGTTTTTAAAGAACTGCATCCTTATGTAGATTATTTTGTACTAAATGTAAGTTGCCCAAATGTTGGTAGTCATGCAAAATTGAACGATAAAGATTATTTATTAGAGTTAATTTCTGCTTGTAAAAACTTAAATAATAAAGAAAAAATACAGAAGCCAATTTTACTTAAAATTGCGCCAGATTTAAATAATATTCAGTTAGACGAAATTATAGAACTGGTAAGTGAAACAAAAATAGATGGAGTAATCGCTTCGAATACTTCAACAAATAGAGAAAATCTAACAGTTTCTAAAGAGCGTTTGGCAGAAATTGGTAATGGAGGTGTAAGCGGTCAACCAGTAAAAAATCAAAGTACAGCGGTTATTAAATATCTAGCCGATACATCAAATAAATCTTTTCCTATTATTGGAGTAGGAGGTATTCATTCTGAAAAGGATGCTTTAGAAAAATTAAATGCAGGTGCAGATTTAGTGCAAGTGTATACTGGTTTTATTTATGAAGGACCTGGTTTGGTAAAACGTATTAATAAAGCCATTTTAAAACAACTTTAG
- a CDS encoding GIY-YIG nuclease family protein translates to MKTIHQYYVYLLASKIRGTLYIGVTNDLQRRVYEHKMGIKKGFTQKYGVNRLVYFETFENIEEAITRENNMKKWKRDWKIKLIEEENVQWLDLASDWYDDIL, encoded by the coding sequence ATGAAAACAATCCATCAATATTATGTTTATCTTTTAGCAAGTAAAATTAGAGGGACATTATATATTGGTGTAACAAATGATTTACAAAGAAGAGTTTATGAACACAAAATGGGAATCAAAAAGGGTTTTACACAAAAGTACGGTGTAAATAGGTTGGTTTATTTTGAGACGTTCGAAAATATTGAAGAAGCTATTACAAGAGAAAATAATATGAAAAAGTGGAAACGCGATTGGAAAATTAAATTAATTGAGGAAGAAAATGTTCAATGGCTAGATTTAGCTAGCGATTGGTATGATGATATTTTATAG
- a CDS encoding YqaE/Pmp3 family membrane protein encodes MSFIRVLFAIFFPPLSVIDKGCGSFFIIFLLTLCGWIPGVIGALVILNNPKN; translated from the coding sequence ATGAGTTTTATAAGAGTATTATTTGCTATTTTCTTTCCGCCACTATCTGTAATAGACAAAGGTTGTGGATCTTTCTTTATTATCTTTTTGCTAACACTTTGTGGATGGATTCCTGGAGTAATTGGTGCTTTGGTAATTTTAAATAATCCGAAGAATTAA
- a CDS encoding DUF962 domain-containing protein, whose protein sequence is MKTAKEYFDEYAVSHQNETNQAIHYVCVPLIFFSVIGLLMSIPTSFLENTFALSNPLLENWAVVVGLVISIFYLRLGFWYFIEMLFIILISIMANFLIGNHVNLLYASIIIFVLAWIGQFYGHKVEGAKPSFLKDLEFLLIGPLWVIQKLGMKKK, encoded by the coding sequence ATGAAAACTGCCAAAGAATATTTTGATGAATACGCTGTAAGTCATCAAAATGAAACAAACCAAGCCATACATTACGTTTGTGTTCCTCTAATTTTTTTTAGCGTTATTGGTTTACTAATGAGTATACCAACTAGCTTTTTAGAAAACACTTTTGCACTTTCTAATCCTTTACTAGAAAATTGGGCAGTAGTTGTAGGGCTTGTTATTTCTATTTTTTATCTGCGTTTGGGCTTTTGGTATTTTATTGAAATGCTCTTTATTATTTTAATATCAATTATGGCTAATTTTTTAATAGGTAATCATGTAAACCTACTGTATGCATCCATCATTATTTTTGTTTTAGCTTGGATTGGTCAGTTTTACGGGCATAAAGTAGAAGGTGCTAAACCCTCTTTCTTAAAAGATTTAGAGTTTTTATTGATAGGGCCATTATGGGTGATACAGAAATTAGGAATGAAGAAAAAATAA
- a CDS encoding tRNA-binding protein — protein MKDEITFEDFLKVDIRIGTIIEVNDFPKARKPAYQLKIDFGALGIKKSSAQITDLYTKEDLLHKQVSVIVNFKPRQIANFMSECLVIGVYNLEGNVVLLQPSKEIKNGEQVS, from the coding sequence ATGAAAGACGAAATAACCTTCGAAGATTTTTTAAAAGTAGATATTAGAATAGGAACCATTATAGAAGTGAATGATTTCCCTAAAGCTAGAAAACCTGCTTATCAATTAAAAATTGATTTTGGTGCTTTAGGCATTAAAAAATCGAGTGCACAAATAACAGATTTATATACCAAAGAAGATTTATTACACAAACAGGTTTCTGTTATTGTAAACTTTAAACCTCGACAAATTGCTAACTTTATGAGCGAATGTTTGGTTATTGGTGTTTATAATCTAGAAGGAAATGTGGTATTATTACAACCTTCTAAAGAAATTAAAAACGGAGAACAGGTTTCTTAA
- a CDS encoding YfiT family bacillithiol transferase, whose product MTLEELKYPIGRTNVPENITKKNIEDWISILERFPQELEFLTRDLSENQLDTPYRENGWTIRQVVHHCYDSHQNSYTRFKWALTEDKPVIKAYYEERWAELHDAKTAPISLSIDALKALHSRWVYFLNGLTEAELNTTFIHPVGHKEVSLKENICIYAWHSKHHFAHIEELMIRNGWK is encoded by the coding sequence ATGACACTAGAAGAATTAAAATATCCAATAGGGAGAACAAATGTCCCTGAAAATATCACCAAAAAAAACATTGAAGACTGGATTTCTATTTTAGAACGTTTTCCTCAAGAATTAGAATTTTTAACCAGAGATTTATCTGAAAACCAATTAGATACTCCGTATAGAGAAAACGGTTGGACTATTAGACAAGTGGTACATCATTGCTATGATAGCCATCAAAATTCGTATACCCGTTTTAAATGGGCATTAACAGAAGATAAGCCCGTAATTAAGGCCTATTATGAAGAACGTTGGGCAGAATTACATGATGCTAAAACTGCGCCTATCTCTTTATCTATTGATGCTTTAAAGGCTTTGCACTCTAGATGGGTGTATTTTTTAAATGGTTTAACAGAGGCCGAATTAAATACAACATTTATTCACCCTGTTGGTCATAAAGAGGTTAGTTTAAAAGAAAACATTTGTATTTATGCTTGGCACAGCAAACATCATTTTGCACACATAGAAGAACTTATGATTAGAAATGGTTGGAAATAA
- a CDS encoding transporter, producing MKTTKLVSGLIFGLLLTTQTNAQGLLDGFTPKKGDLSITASYTSSNYEKFYAGETKMDAVPVHNEIDQNVYSLYAKYGITNKLSVVLNAPYISAKGNGAADPVNGTTEQDGFQDISIGLKYNAYTFNFNKVNLDVITGLSFDIPTDYEPNGILSLGNNAFSTNLTAGLHLQNDAGLFATILNSYQFRGKTDNTAGGAKFDVPNAYYATTKIGYASSLIYVEGWLDYLASTDGVDITDSTFAGNFPETKVEYTRIGATIYKNIIPELGASLGFSSVIDGRNIGKSTNFSVGLTYNLNI from the coding sequence ATGAAAACAACAAAATTAGTATCAGGATTAATTTTTGGTCTACTATTAACAACACAAACAAATGCCCAAGGCTTACTCGATGGATTTACTCCTAAAAAAGGAGATCTATCTATTACAGCTTCTTACACATCTAGTAATTATGAAAAATTTTATGCAGGAGAAACTAAAATGGATGCAGTTCCTGTTCATAATGAAATTGACCAAAACGTTTATAGTCTTTATGCTAAATACGGTATTACAAACAAATTATCGGTTGTTTTAAATGCTCCTTATATTTCTGCTAAAGGAAATGGTGCTGCAGATCCTGTAAACGGAACTACAGAACAAGATGGTTTTCAAGATATTTCTATCGGATTAAAATACAATGCATATACTTTTAATTTTAATAAAGTAAATTTAGATGTAATAACTGGTTTAAGTTTTGATATCCCTACAGATTACGAACCAAATGGAATTTTATCTCTTGGTAACAATGCCTTTTCTACAAACTTAACAGCAGGTTTACATTTACAAAACGATGCAGGACTTTTTGCTACTATTTTAAATTCTTACCAATTTAGAGGAAAAACAGACAATACTGCTGGTGGAGCAAAATTTGATGTCCCAAATGCATATTATGCAACAACAAAAATAGGATATGCTAGTTCTCTTATTTATGTAGAAGGTTGGTTAGATTATTTAGCTTCTACTGATGGTGTAGATATTACTGATAGTACTTTTGCAGGTAATTTTCCTGAAACAAAAGTAGAATACACAAGAATTGGTGCAACTATTTACAAAAACATCATTCCAGAATTAGGTGCTAGTCTAGGTTTTAGCAGCGTAATTGACGGTCGTAATATTGGTAAATCGACTAACTTTTCTGTTGGATTAACTTACAACCTTAACATATAA
- a CDS encoding LysE family translocator, with translation MIEILISFAIATSILSLSPGPDNIFVLTQSIVNGTKYGLATVIGLMSGCLVHTTLVAFGVSAIIKENESLFFIIKLIGASYLIFLAYKVFKSDAKIVLSNDGVKKESIAALFKKGFIMNVLNPKVALFFLAFFPQFLFSNTISTVIQFYTLGGIFILVSFLVFGMIAVLAGSISNYLKEHAKIGVYLKWGQIIVFVFIAIMILL, from the coding sequence ATGATAGAAATTCTAATTTCTTTTGCAATAGCAACTTCTATTTTATCACTTTCTCCAGGCCCAGATAATATTTTTGTACTTACACAAAGTATTGTTAACGGAACAAAATATGGGTTGGCAACAGTTATTGGTTTAATGTCTGGTTGCCTTGTTCATACTACCTTAGTTGCTTTTGGGGTTTCTGCAATCATCAAAGAAAATGAAAGTCTTTTTTTTATCATTAAATTAATAGGAGCAAGTTATTTAATATTTTTGGCGTACAAAGTATTTAAAAGTGATGCAAAAATTGTTTTATCTAATGATGGTGTTAAAAAAGAATCAATAGCTGCGTTATTTAAAAAAGGGTTTATCATGAATGTCTTAAACCCAAAAGTGGCTTTGTTTTTTTTAGCCTTTTTTCCTCAGTTTTTGTTTTCTAATACAATCTCAACCGTTATTCAATTTTATACTTTAGGAGGCATTTTTATTTTAGTTTCCTTTTTAGTTTTTGGAATGATTGCTGTTCTTGCAGGTAGTATTTCTAACTACTTAAAAGAACACGCTAAAATAGGAGTGTATTTAAAATGGGGACAAATAATAGTATTTGTCTTTATTGCAATTATGATTTTGTTGTAA